The genomic stretch GGCTCTCCTAAGTGCCCGGAGAAGGAGTCGGAGACCTACGAGAAGTACGTCACCGAGCATCCTGACTCCCCCAAGGCGGCGGAAGCGCTGTATTCTGCCATGTACCGCCAAAGTGTGCTGGTAGACATCTACGCCGCGAACGAGGACAGGAAGAAATCCGACGGCGCAAAGGCGAAGGCGCGGGATCTGGCTGGTAAGCTGGTAAGTCACTGGCCGCAGACGGATTATGCGGCCAGGGCCGCCGCTTTGGTATACAAGTTGGAGCAGGATATTCCCATTTACGGTATCGATCGCGAGTAGACGGCAGGGCCGGAGGTTTCTTGAACGATTACGTATTGTCTGTGTTGCTAGGCATTGTGGAGGGATTGACGGAGTTTCTGCCGGTCAGTTCCACCGCTCACCTGAGAATTACCGAAGCATTGTTGCAAATCAATCTGACCAATCCCTACTGGAAGATGTACACCATCGTGATCCAGTTAGGCGCGATTCTGGCCCTGCTGCTGCTGTTCCTGGGCAGGATCATCGAATTTCTGCGCACCTTTCCCGAGGGCGAGGAAGGCGACCGCACCGTCTTCAACCATCCGCTGACACTGACCCTTGTCGCCTTTGTCTGCACCGCGGTTCCCTCGCTGCTGCTGACCAAGCTGATCGGCAAGCACCTGGAAAGCATCCGCATCATGGCGCTGGCGCTGGTGATCGGCGGCATCATCATGTGGGTGGTAGACGCATGGAGCGTTCGTCGCGAGGCGACCACCAGGGACGTAGAGCAGATGTCGCTGGGGCAAGCTATCTGGATTGGCCTGTGCCAGACGCTTTCCGCCGTCTTTCCGGGAACGTCCCGTTCCATGTCGACCATCGCCGCCGGTCAACTCGTGGGTATGACCCGCTCGGCTGCGCTGGAGTTCAGCTTCCTGGTCTCGATTCCAACCATGATCGCGGCGACCGGCTACGACCTGCTGAAGACTCTGCACCCGAAGCACGTCGAGGGCGCGGAGGCGATAGCTCCCCTGGTAATGACGGGACACGACTGGGTTGTGCTGGCCATCGGCTTCGTGGTCTCGTTTGTGGTGGCCCTGGGATGCGTGGAGTGGTTCCTGCAGTGGGTCCGCAATCACGGATTCGTACTGTTCGCCATCTACCGCATCGTTGTGGGCGGATTGCTACTGGTCTTTGGCACGAAGCTCTTCGGAATGTAGAGGATAGGCGGAGCCGGGAGGCTGTCCCGGTTCCCTGTCCCAGTCCGCTATCTCAGCCTCCCTGCCCCGTTCCCCCGATCCCTGTATCTGCCCTGCCTGCCGGTTCCGCGTACCCCGTTCTGGTAGTTGGAGATGTGGATACCACCCCGGGGATTTTGTCCCCCCGGAGAGTCCATTCTGGGATAATTGGAATTGCTCTGGTGTTCGGGATGTGTTGCCGATGGACCGAATTTCCGTTCCACCGCGGGCATCGTCGCGCGCCTCAATGAAGCCACTCAAATTGGTACTGACGCCTACGCGCAACCGCCGCCTGAACGAACTGGTCGGGCTGATGCTGCTTGTTGCGGCTAGCCTCCTTCTCCTCTCGCTTCTCTCCTATCGGGCTACGGACCCCTCGCTGAATACGGTGGGCGGATTTGCCGCGGGCCGTCCTGCGCACAACTGGACGGGGCTGATCGGCGCCACCATCAGCGATCTGCTATTGCAGGTCGAGGGCCTTGGCGCGTTCTGCTTTCCCCTGTTTCTTGGCGGCCTCGGCTACACCTGGCTGCGTTCCAGGCCGGCAGGGCCACCCCTGGCCAAGTGGAGCGGAGTGGCTCTGAGCCTGATTTTTGTGCCGGCGCTGCTCGGCCTGTTGCCCGGCCATATGCTGTGGATGCATACTCTTCCGATTGAAGGGCTGGTGGGCCACCTGGTGGTGGACGCGCTGGTTGCCTACCTGAACTTTCCCGGAGCCTGCGTGGTGGTGGTGACGATGGTCGCCATCGCTGCCTACCTGAGCACGACTTTCTCCTTTAACACCAGCCGCGATTGGCTGGTGGTGCGTTTTGCGTTTCTGTCGAACTGGCGCGATCGCTGGACCAACTGGAAGATGGCGCGTGCTCGGGCCAAAGAACTGAAGCGCGCCCGCAAACAAGAAGCAGCTCGCGAAAAAGCACTGGTAAAGGCTCGCAAGGCAGTCGGCAAGTCGCAGAAGGTGACTCCAGCCACGACCGAGGAAGAAGAGGACACGGGCAATCGTCGTGCCGGCTTTGCCGAACTCTACGACGAGCCTGCGCCGCCGCCAACCCTATGGGAGCAGATGCCGCGCGCGAAGGTTCCCGATCCCGAACCGGAGCCTATTCCGGTGGAAGAGTTGAAGCCCCGGCTGGTGCCTCCGCGGGCCAAGGCTGTCCCGGACCCCGTGCCGACGCCGGAGGAGGGCTGGGTTGAAGACGCCGCTGAGCCAGGCCAGCCGCAGCAGCAGGATGCAGACGAAGGCATCGTGGTCGGCGAACGCGCCGACGCTGTGCTCCGACCGGTAACCGTGACTCCGAAATCGGTCAGCGGCTTCAAGCTGCCGCCCAGTTCCCTGCTCTTCCGCAGTGAAGAGGAGCAGGTAGTCCGCGAAGATGAACTGCGGGCAGATGCCCAGGTGCTGGTGGAGAAATGTGCCGAGTTCGGCGTGCTGGGCCAGGTGGTGCAGATCAATCCCGGGCCGGTGGTCACGACCTTCGAGTTCCGGCCCGAGGCGGGCGTGAAGTATAGCCGCGTCACTGGCCTCTCCGACGATCTCTGCCTGGCGATGCGGGCAGAGAGCATCCTGATCGAGCGCATGGCAGGCAAGAGCACCGTGGGCATCCAGGTTCCGAACCATGAGCGCGAGACGATCTGGTTGCGGGACGTCATCGAATCGGAGACCTTCGGGCATGCCAAGTCGCGTCTGACTCTGGCAATGGGCAAGGACATCAACGGCCGCATTGTGACCGCAGATCTGGCGACCATGCCTCACGTGCTGATCGCAGGATCGACGGGCAGCGGCAAATCGGTGGCCATCAACGCCATGATCATGTCCGTGCTCTATCGCTCCACGCCGGAGCAGGTACGGCTGATCCTGGTCGATCCCAAGCGCGTGGAACTGGGGATGTACGAGGGGATTCCGCACCTCTTTACGCCCATCATCACCGAGCCCAAGCTTGCGGCGAATGCTCTGCGCAATGCGGTGCGCGAGATGGAGCGGCGGCTGAAGCTGCTGGCCTCCCGCAGCGTGCGCAACATCGACCAGTACAACAAGCTGTTTGAGAATGGCACGCCGAGCATGTTCGAGGACTCGGAGGAGCAGCAGCCGCTGCCCTACATCATCATCATCATCGACGAGCTTGCCGACCTGATGATGCTGGATAAGTCGAATGTGGAAGAGGCCATCACGCGGCTGGCGCAGATGGCGCGTGCCGTGGGCATCCACCTGATCCTTGCGACCCAGCGGCCCTCGGTGGATGTCATCACAGGGCTGATCAAGGCCAACGTGCCGACGCGGATCTCCTTCCGCCTGGCAACCAAGGTGGACTCGCGAACGATTCTGGATTCGAATGGAGCGGAGTGCCTCCTGGGCCGCGGCGACATGCTCTTTCTGCCGCCGGGAACCTCGCGCCTGCAGCGCCTGCACGCTCCCTTCGTAACGGAAAAAGAGACGGCGGCGGTGGTTGGCTTCTGGAAGAATCAGGGCGAGGCGGAGTATGCGCACGGATTCCTCGATTCTCCCAAGGACGACAAGGGGCGCGACCTGGATACAGTGAGCGACGACGACAACGACGAGTTGTTCGAGGACGCGGTGCGCCTGATTCTGGAGTTCGGCAAGGCTTCCACTTCCCTGCTGCAACGTCGTCTGCGCATTGGCTACGGACGCGCGGCGCACCTGATCGACATGATGGAACGCGACGGCATCGTAGGCCCCGCCGATGGCTCCAAGCCAAGAGAGATTCTGAAACCACCGGACTGGCTGAACCAGGTCGATCCTGTCATGCGCTAGGTCGATCCTTTCATGGGCTAGGCGTGCGTCGTTCTCATGGCTTCCTTGCTGACTGGTGGCTCTACGTGTCGCGGCGAAGAGCCAGCCAGTCGTGCTGATAGGCGAAGCTGATGGCGAGCAGCACCACGCCCAGCGCCAAAAAGCTGGCCACGCGATATCCCTGGCTGAGTTGACTGGCATCGAAGAGAAATACCTTGGCAATCGCCAGCGCGAGCAGGACCAGGGCCTGCCAGCGCAGGAACGCCGAGCGCGCGAGGAAACCCGTCGCCATCAACGCCGCCCCATAGGCCATGAACCAGCCGCTGTAGGCAAATTGCGAATAGACCAGATCGCGGGGATCGATCACTCTGCAGAGGTTCCCGGCAAGGCTGGCTCCGCAGGTCCAGTAATGGTGAATTTCAAATGCGACGGACCATAGCGCCACGACATTGAAGGCAATCGTGAGGAGGGCAGCGAGTGCGCTCCAGGAGAGCACGGACTTCTGCTCCGCATGCCTGAGGCCCAGCACACTGATCCGCAGGGCGACGGCAAAGGCCGCAAGCGCCGCCATGTATGTGGCGAAGTGGGCATTGAGAACGACGTCCACCGGCTGATGCAGCGGATCGCTGATCTCCAGCAGCAAGAGGCTGAGGAAGCAGAGGACCACAACGGCAGCGCCCAGTTCGCGCCTGCCGGGACGAGGCCGCCAGAATGCGATGGCGATCCCTGCCAGCGCTTCCCCCAGCCACCCCAGCACGATGGCGTATCCAGTGAAGTGGAACCAGATGGCGAGCGCGACAAAGAAGGCGGCCAGCGCCTCCTGCGTGACGAAGAACTTGCGCTCGGCGACGTTTGCCCGCGGTTGCAATCGCGCGAGGTGGGATAGCGCGATCGACGCTGCAGCCAGGACGAGCGCGATCCACTGGCGCAGCCACGCCTGCTGCGGGTGCGCCACCAGCGAATATGCCTCGATGGCCGCGAGCAAAGCAATCGCGACCGGAGCGGCGACAAGAAATATACTCGCAGCGGGCGGGGCGGACTCGCTCCCGAAACTGCGCAGGGTAAGCAGCGGAACAGCCGAAAACACTACGAAGAACAGCGCCACAAACGTGAGCGTAAGAGCGGCCAGGGGTGGGTGGTAGAACTCGCCAAACCAGGCAAAGAAATAGAATCCCGTGCCAACGAAGGCTCCAACCGGCAATCGCAACCAGGACCGCAAATCCGCCAGCAGTACCACTCCGACGGAGAGCAGCAGCAGGTAGCCGAAGAGAAAGATCTCGTGATCCTCGCCGGTAGACAGCAGCCCCGGAGTCACCAGCCCACCCAGCAGCGCATAGGTTGCCAGCACCTCGGATCGCTGCCGCCAGGAGAAATATGCATTTGTAACCGTTACTGCGACCATACCAAGAAAGGCCACCGCAGCCGGCACCAGGTGATAGACATTGAACGAGGCCCACAGGGACAGGTACGCGATACCGCTGCCCAATGCTTTGAGCGTGTAAGAAAATGCGGGGTATCCCTTATGGCGAAAGCGCTCCGACCAGAGCGCGAGAGCCACAGCCAGAATCAGCCCAATCGCGATCTGCACCGGCGGCCCAATCCAGTTGCGATCGAAGGCCAGCTTGAGGAACCAGGCCATGGCGAAGAGGACGGCGACAATCCCGACGCGGTTGAAGAGCTGCGAGCCGATTCGCTGCTCCAGCGTCCTAGTTGTACCCGCCGTTTTAGTACCCGCCGTAGTGCCTGATTTTGCTGTGCCCGATGTTGTTACGCCCGATGTTGTCGTGCCCGTCTCTCGGATATGTTCCGGCACAGGTGGCGTTTCGCCGGGCCGTCGCACGGTGGCTGCCGGAGGCGGCGTGGCAGCTTGCCCAGGCGGGGTCGGGGATGCCGCAGAGTCTGGCATAGCCTCCAATCGCTGGACACGAGCCGCCAGTTCCCGAACCTGCTGCCGTAACTCCTCGAGTTCGCTATCCCGACCCATGCCCGTCAATGTACAGCAAGCGAGACAGGAGGCAAAGATATGCGGCAGACGGAGGCGCCAGGGGCCTCCTCCTATGGCACTGTGCGGAGGCATCTTGCAGAACTCGAGTGTACAAGGTTGGTTCGTGACGGATCGAGAGTCCGCGTCACCATCGATGGCAAGGCACACGATCGATGGCACGGCAAACACGATCGAGGACCACAACACAAAGAGATCCGTAAAAGAGATCCGTCGATATTCGCAGGAATGGATTAGGATTTCCGTGTGCCTGGAGGCACCCGAATGTTGGATGCAAAGAGAATTACCTCCCACGCCGTCTTTGCAGCGATGAGTGCGCTTGTGCTGATGGCTCCGGTTCGATTGCCCGCGGCCGAGAGCGCATCTCCCTACACGGTGCAGCAGACGTGGACCATCGGCGGTGAAGGCGGATGGGATTATCTAACCGTCGATTCGACGGCGCGGCTGCTCTACATTGCACGCGGCCCTCGCGTGCAAATTGTCAATCTGCAGACGGGCAAGCTGGCGGGGGAGATTGCCGGTTTCCAGGGCACGCATGGAATCGCGCTCGATGCATCCGGCAAGTCAGGCTACATCAGCGACGGCAGAGGCAACCGCGTCGCCGTCTTTGACCGAGCCACGCGCAAGGTGACGGCGACCATCGCGACGGGCAAAAATCCGGACGGGATTCTCTACGAACCAAAGACCGGGCGCGTCCTTGCCTTTAACGGCGGCAGCAAGGATGTAACCGTGATTGATACACATACCAACAAGGTAGTGGCAACGATCGCTCTGCCAGGGCGGCCCGAGTTTCCGCAGGCAGATGGAAAAGGGACGGTCTTCGTGAATCTCGAAGACACCAGCCAGATTGCACGCATCGACGCGGCCACCGCAAAGGTGACGGCAACCTGGCCGATCGCCCCTGGGGAAGAGCCCTCCGGCATGGCGATCGACGCAGCTCATGACCGCCTCTTCAGCGTGTGCAGCAACAAGAAGATGATCGTAGTCGATGCAACGTCGGGCAAGGTCGTCGCCACTCCCACGATTGGCGGCGGACCGGATGCAGCAGGTTTCGACGCGGCGGGTTCGGTCGTCTTCAGCTCGAACGGCGAAGGCACCCTGACGATACTTTCGCAGAAATCGCCGAATGATTACGAGACGCTGCAGACGTTGGCGACCAAGCCGGGTGCGCGCACCATGGCCGTCGACCGCGCAACCGGCAAGGTCTATCTGGTTTCCGCGGACTTCGGTCCACGGCCTGCGTCCACACCGGAAAATCCCAGACCACGGCCGGCCATTCTGCCCCACAGCTTCGTTGTGCTCGTCGTCGGACGCTGAGGGCTGCGATGACCAGACAGAGCCAGACCGATAAAGCGCACAGCATCCTGGTGGTGGATGACGACCCCATCAGCCGGGAGCTGGTGGCTCTCCTGCTCGGGTCGGAAGGCCATTCCGTGACCCAGGCAGCTACCGGAAACGAGGCGCTGGAGGCGCTGGCGCATGCCGATGCCCGGGAACGCCCCTCAGCCATCCTCGTCGATCTGAACATGCCGGGCCTGTGCGGAGAAGAGTTGGCGCGGCAGCTTCGCCGGCACGCCGGCAGCGACGTACGCATTCTGGCGATGAGCGCCAGTGAGCCCGCCACCACCGCACCTTTCGACGGCTTTCTGCTGAAGCCCATCGACACGGCGGCGCTTGCTCGGCTGCTGGCCGAGGACGATGCCGGGCCCGCAACGCCCAGTGGCCCTCCGGTGGCCGAGGACTCTCCCGTGCTGAATCAAGCCATCTTTGCCAGGTTGCAGGGCATGATGCCGAAGGCGTTGATGCGGGAGGTATTCGAGACCTGCATTGAGGATGTGCATCAGCGCATCCCGAAGATGACGGAATGCCTGGAGCAAGGGGACCTGAAGGGCCTGCGCCAGGCAGCGCACGCCATCAAGGGCGGCGCTTCCATGATTGGCGCGGCAAGGCTGTCGCAAATCGCAGGAAAGATTGAAGCGGGTAGTTATCAACCAGATGAGGGGCAGAGATTCCTGAAAGAATTGTCTTCTGCTTGCGACGAACTGCGGCGTATCCTGCTGGAAAGAAATGCCGGAAAGCTTTGGTGATCAAGGTATGAAAACCACACCCATTCGAGTCAAGAGCCCGACGACGCGTGCCATCAGAATCCTGCTGGCGGACGATCATCCTGTGGTTCGCATCGGCGTTCGAAATATGCTGCAGTCCGATCCCGGACTGGAGGTGGTGGGCGAAGCATCCGATGGCGATGATGCGATCACGCAGACACTGGAGCTGCTGCCCGATGTTCTTCTGCTGGACGTGCAGATGCCTCGCCTGCCCGGACTGGAGGCGATGCGCGCGATCATGAGCGGCTCGCCTACTGTGAAGATTATGCTGCTGACCAGCCTGATCAGCACCCAGCAGGTGATTGAAGCGCTGCAGATCGGCGCCCGCGGCATTGTGTTGAAGGACGCCGTCACGGATCACCTGACTACGGCCATCCGGGCTGTCGCCTCGGGCGATTACTGGATCGGCGGCAAGCGGGTTGTCAATCTGGTCGGCGCGCTGCACGATCTGATGCAGAAGGCCGCGGTTCCCGAGCGGAAGACCTACGGGCTGACCCCGCGCGAACTGGAAGTGGTGGGCTGCATTGTGGAAGGTTGCAGCAATCGCGACATCGCGAAGCAGTTCTCGCTGAGCGAGGAGACGGTGAAGCGGCATCTCTCGAACATCTTCGACAAGACGGGTGTCTCCACGCGGCTGGAACTGGCTCTGTTTGCCATCGCGCACCACCTCGTCACTCCCCAGTTTTCCTGATTTTTAGTTTTCCTAAGCTTAATCCGCAACCGGAGCGAAGCCCTCACACCGCTGCAGCGTGGGGGGCTTCGCTCTTTGTGGCTCTCCCGGTCAGACGCAACGCATCCAATTACAAAAATCGACGGAGGTACTGCCGTGAAGATCGCCTTTCTTGGGCTGGGAAAGATGGGAATGCCAATCGCCCGGAGGCTGCACGAAAGCGGAGCCGATGTGACGGCGTGGAATCGTACTGCGAAGCCGATGGCTGAGCTTGGCGGATTGCAGGTAGCCCCAGCGGCGAAGGACGCAGTCGCCGGATGTGACATCGTCTTTACCATGCTGAACGACGACGCGGCGGTGAGCAGCGTTGTGCTTGGTGAGGGAGGAGTCGCCACATCTATGGCTCCGGGCGCAATCCATGTCTCGTTGAGCACCATCAGCGTGCAACTCTCCGAGCGGCTGACGGCGGAGCACAGCAGACTGGGGCAGACCTTTGTCGCCGCGCCTGTCTTCGGCCGCCCGAACGTTGCGGAGCAGGGCAAGCTTTGGATCGCGATCGCCGGAGAGCCAGCTGCAGTCGAGCGCCTGCATCCTCTGCTGTCCGCCATCAGCCGGGGCATCACCATTGTGGGTGCGGAGCCCAGGCAGGCCCACGCGCTCAAGCTGGGCGGCAACTTCATGATTACCGCCATGATCCAGGCGTTGAGCGAGGGCTTCGTCTTCGCGAGCGCACAGGGCATCGATCCCACGGTTTTTCTGGAGACGGTGAATGCGGCGCTCTTCCAGTCGCCGTTCTATGCGTCCTATGGCAAGGTCATGCTCAATCCGACGAAACAGCCCGAGGCAACCATCGCGCTCGGCATCAAGGACACCAACCTTCTTCGGGAAGCGGCCAGCGCCAGCAAGACACGTCTGCCGCTGGCGGATCTGCTCGGGCGGCAGTTGCAAATGGCGTCCGACGCCGGTCTGGCGCGAGAGGATTGGGCCGTCGGGCAATACCATCTGGCGCAGAGCGTGGCTCTCACCCGATAACTCGCATCTTGATACTATGGGCGTTATGACGGCACTCAATGGCAAGATCGTTTTCATTACTGGAGCGAGCGCGGGTATCGGCGAGGCCTGCGCCCAGGCATTTGCATCGGCAGGAGCGCGGCTGCTGCTGGCAGCAAGGCGCAAGGATCGGCTGGAGCAGAGCGCTCTGAAGCTGCGGAGCCTGGGCGCTCCCGATGTTCACCTGCTGCAATTGGATGTGACCCAGGCAACGGCTGTAGCAGCGGCCATCTCCGGCCTGCCGGAGCAGTGGAAGGCTATCGATGTGCTGGTGAACAACGCCGGGCTTAGCCGCGGACTGGATAAACTCTACGCCGGGCAACTGGACGACTGGGAAGAGATGATCGACACCAACGTGAAGGGGCTGCTCTACGTCACGCGCGCGGTCGTTCCTGGAATGGTGAGCCGGGGCCGCGGCCATGTCGTCAACCTGGGATCGACGGCAGGTGAGCTCACCTATCCCGGCGGAGCTGTGTACTGCGCCACCAAGGCGGCAGAGCGCTCCATCAACGATGGCCTGCGGCAGGATCTTCTAGGGACACCGGTACGGGTGACCACCGTCGATCCCGGCATGGTGGAGACTGAGTTCAGCGAGGTACGCTTCCGAGGCGATACGGAGCGGGCTGCGAAGGTCTACCATGGGCTTACCCCGCTGACCGCGGCAGATGTGGCAGACGCCATCCTCTGGGCGACGACCCGGCCTGCCCACGTGAACATTGCCCGCGTCTCGCTAACATCGATCGATCAGGCCAATTCGCTCTTATTTAACCGGAAAGCGTGATCGAAGCAGGGTTCTCGCATACACTCCGAACAAACATTCGGGCGGGGCGAAACCCCGGCATCTTTTCAGAGCGTTTTCTTAGAGCAAGAGCGGAAGATGTGGGATATTCCAGCGTCCACGCCCGGCGCTCCATTGCTCCATAGACAGTTGCTCTGGATACACAGGGATAGATTGCTTCGTCAGCAGCAGGCTGCGCGACGGCGGTTCGATTAAGCGAGCGCTTCCAGCTTCAGTTCAACATCAGCCAGTGCAGCGGTCAGAGCGGCGCGGCGATAAGGACTGGCGGTACGCTCCGACAGGATCCGTTCCCGCTGCAGGTTCAGAACCTGCCTCTCGCGCTCAACAGCGGCTTTGGCGATCGCCAGTTGCCGCTTGAGTTCTGGAGTCAACTCCGTCCGGGCCGATTCCGACTCTTTGAGTGCCATTTGCTCTTCTACGCTTTTGCTTTCCCATCCTTTAGACATACTTCTATGTTACGTGTTTTTCCACAATCCGGAGCATACTTTGTCGCATCTTCACTGTAGTCGATGTCATTTAACACAGGAGTCAACGATGAAAGCATGGCGAATTGGGACTTTTGGAGTGGAGCAACTGGAGCAGGTGGAGATCGCTATGCCAGTTCCGGGGCCGCGAGATGTTCTGGTGCGCATCCATGCGGTTTCCTTGAACTTCCGCGATCTATTGATGGTAAAGGGGCTTTACAACCCCAAGATGGCGCTGCCACGAATTCCCTGCTCTGACGGTGCCGGGGAGATCGTCGAAGTCGGCTCCGAGGTGCAGGGCTGGAAGGTGGGCGACCGCGTCGCAGGCATCTTCATGCAGAACTGGCTGGATGGGAACCTCACCGCTGCCAAGTCTCGTGGCGCATTGGGCGGCGACATCGACGGCATGCTGGCCGAGTATGTGGCGCTGCCGGCTGAGGGAGTGGTGGCCGTTCCTGCACACCTGACGTATGGGGAGGCCGCGACTCTACCGTGTGCCGCCGTGACCGCATGGAATGCCGTGAACCGCGCGCACCAGGTGCGAGCGGGAGAGACGGTGGTCATCCAGGGAACGGGTGGAGTATCGCTCTTCGCCCTGCAATTCGCCAGGTTGCTGGGAGCACGCGTCATCGGAACCTCCAGCAGCGATGAAAAGCTGGCCAGGGCCAGGAAGCTCGATCTCGATGCTGGATTGAACTACCGCAAGCAATCGGACTGGGCTTCCTGGGTTCTGGAGCAGACCGGCGGAGAAGGCGCGGACCTGATCGTCGAAGTGGGAGGAGCGGGAACCCTGCAGCAGTCGCTGAAGGCGGTGCGTTTTGCCGGGACTATCGCGCAGATCGGCATTCTGACGGGGAATGAGGAGAAGCTTCCCATTGGCCCTATGCTGCATAAACAGATCAGGATACAGGCGATCTCGGTCGGCTCAAGACAGGACTTCCTGGACATGAATCGCGCTATTAGCCACTCCAAGCTGAAACCGGCTATAGGTAACGTATTTAGTTTCAACAGCATAAAGGAAGCCCTCGCAACGATGGAAGGCGGATCGCACTTCGGCAAGATCGTCATTCGCATTACGGACTAACCATCTAAACCCATGGCCATGAGTAAAAACGAGATGAATTTCTCATCTCTATAGGTGCTACTTTTGGCGTATTGTGGCATCTCTATAGACGTGCAGATTCGGCGGCTATTAACGCCGGACCTCCACTGAGTGGAATTTGGCCCTTTCCCAGATCTGCTTGCCAAACTCAGGGGAGATGAAAGGAGACTCGTATGGAATGGATATATGCTGTCTTGGATTTCCTGTACGACGCCCTCTTCGGATGCCGACATGACAGGCTGACGCGCCCCTTTACCATTGAACGGCAGACCTACAAGGTTTGCCTCGACTGCGGAAGACACATGTATTACTCCGCGGAACGGATGGAGCCACTGACTCCCCGCGAACTTCGCCGTATGAGAGAGATTGAGGCCGGCGAGGTGAAAATTCTTCCAACTCCGACACACACGCCGCATCTGGTTCCCAGCGCGGATCGAGAGACGGGTGCCGCCGCATAAACCGATACCTGCGGGCAGGGAGGCGAGTCACTCCTCCCTACCCGGTCTCCTTCCGGTTTTTTTCGGCACAGCTTTCGGCACATTCTTGGGTCGACCAGGGAAATCCCCATTTCCTGGATGACTTTTTTCGTCGTATGAACGTCGAAAGGCTGAGCTTCGTGTTCAATAGGAATTGGTGGCTCGCAAGGGCCTCCATCCAAAACACAAGAAAAGGCCGGTCTTTCCATGATGATCAAAATTTCCTTGCAGCGTGTGGCTGGGCTCATCCTGCCGCTTGCCCTTATGGTTGCAGGTTGCGGCGGCAACACCTCCAGCCCCAGCAACGGAACTTTCAGCATCAGCCCGGCATCGACCACCCTGGATACCAATACACAGCAGACCTTCAAAGCCACCCTGAATAACGGGCAGCCGGCAAACGTGACCTGGCAGGTTGCGAACGGCGATACAACCGCTGGCGCAGGCAGCATCACAACTGCAGGCGTGTATACCCCGCCGGCATATCTCACCGCCAATTCCGTGCAGGTTCGCGTGACCGCCACGCTCAACAGCAATACTTCCAGCAGTGCCTCGGCGATGGTGACGGTAACCCCGGGATTCCTGCAGCCCTTGAGCCCGGAGAACTCCTCGCTCACCGCCGGATCGAGCATGGACGTGCAGGGCTCGATCTCCGAGGTCGGCGCGGGCAAGATTAATTGGGTGGTGAGCACCACGGCAAACGGTTCAGACGGCGGCTCATCGCTGGGCACGCTCAGTCAGTCCTCCTGCCAGACAGGCGCCAACACCTACACCACCT from Acidisarcina sp. encodes the following:
- a CDS encoding undecaprenyl-diphosphate phosphatase, which produces MNDYVLSVLLGIVEGLTEFLPVSSTAHLRITEALLQINLTNPYWKMYTIVIQLGAILALLLLFLGRIIEFLRTFPEGEEGDRTVFNHPLTLTLVAFVCTAVPSLLLTKLIGKHLESIRIMALALVIGGIIMWVVDAWSVRREATTRDVEQMSLGQAIWIGLCQTLSAVFPGTSRSMSTIAAGQLVGMTRSAALEFSFLVSIPTMIAATGYDLLKTLHPKHVEGAEAIAPLVMTGHDWVVLAIGFVVSFVVALGCVEWFLQWVRNHGFVLFAIYRIVVGGLLLVFGTKLFGM
- a CDS encoding YncE family protein gives rise to the protein MLDAKRITSHAVFAAMSALVLMAPVRLPAAESASPYTVQQTWTIGGEGGWDYLTVDSTARLLYIARGPRVQIVNLQTGKLAGEIAGFQGTHGIALDASGKSGYISDGRGNRVAVFDRATRKVTATIATGKNPDGILYEPKTGRVLAFNGGSKDVTVIDTHTNKVVATIALPGRPEFPQADGKGTVFVNLEDTSQIARIDAATAKVTATWPIAPGEEPSGMAIDAAHDRLFSVCSNKKMIVVDATSGKVVATPTIGGGPDAAGFDAAGSVVFSSNGEGTLTILSQKSPNDYETLQTLATKPGARTMAVDRATGKVYLVSADFGPRPASTPENPRPRPAILPHSFVVLVVGR
- a CDS encoding response regulator; this translates as MTRQSQTDKAHSILVVDDDPISRELVALLLGSEGHSVTQAATGNEALEALAHADARERPSAILVDLNMPGLCGEELARQLRRHAGSDVRILAMSASEPATTAPFDGFLLKPIDTAALARLLAEDDAGPATPSGPPVAEDSPVLNQAIFARLQGMMPKALMREVFETCIEDVHQRIPKMTECLEQGDLKGLRQAAHAIKGGASMIGAARLSQIAGKIEAGSYQPDEGQRFLKELSSACDELRRILLERNAGKLW
- a CDS encoding DUF2339 domain-containing protein, which gives rise to MPDSAASPTPPGQAATPPPAATVRRPGETPPVPEHIRETGTTTSGVTTSGTAKSGTTAGTKTAGTTRTLEQRIGSQLFNRVGIVAVLFAMAWFLKLAFDRNWIGPPVQIAIGLILAVALALWSERFRHKGYPAFSYTLKALGSGIAYLSLWASFNVYHLVPAAVAFLGMVAVTVTNAYFSWRQRSEVLATYALLGGLVTPGLLSTGEDHEIFLFGYLLLLSVGVVLLADLRSWLRLPVGAFVGTGFYFFAWFGEFYHPPLAALTLTFVALFFVVFSAVPLLTLRSFGSESAPPAASIFLVAAPVAIALLAAIEAYSLVAHPQQAWLRQWIALVLAAASIALSHLARLQPRANVAERKFFVTQEALAAFFVALAIWFHFTGYAIVLGWLGEALAGIAIAFWRPRPGRRELGAAVVVLCFLSLLLLEISDPLHQPVDVVLNAHFATYMAALAAFAVALRISVLGLRHAEQKSVLSWSALAALLTIAFNVVALWSVAFEIHHYWTCGASLAGNLCRVIDPRDLVYSQFAYSGWFMAYGAALMATGFLARSAFLRWQALVLLALAIAKVFLFDASQLSQGYRVASFLALGVVLLAISFAYQHDWLALRRDT
- a CDS encoding DNA translocase FtsK produces the protein MDRISVPPRASSRASMKPLKLVLTPTRNRRLNELVGLMLLVAASLLLLSLLSYRATDPSLNTVGGFAAGRPAHNWTGLIGATISDLLLQVEGLGAFCFPLFLGGLGYTWLRSRPAGPPLAKWSGVALSLIFVPALLGLLPGHMLWMHTLPIEGLVGHLVVDALVAYLNFPGACVVVVTMVAIAAYLSTTFSFNTSRDWLVVRFAFLSNWRDRWTNWKMARARAKELKRARKQEAAREKALVKARKAVGKSQKVTPATTEEEEDTGNRRAGFAELYDEPAPPPTLWEQMPRAKVPDPEPEPIPVEELKPRLVPPRAKAVPDPVPTPEEGWVEDAAEPGQPQQQDADEGIVVGERADAVLRPVTVTPKSVSGFKLPPSSLLFRSEEEQVVREDELRADAQVLVEKCAEFGVLGQVVQINPGPVVTTFEFRPEAGVKYSRVTGLSDDLCLAMRAESILIERMAGKSTVGIQVPNHERETIWLRDVIESETFGHAKSRLTLAMGKDINGRIVTADLATMPHVLIAGSTGSGKSVAINAMIMSVLYRSTPEQVRLILVDPKRVELGMYEGIPHLFTPIITEPKLAANALRNAVREMERRLKLLASRSVRNIDQYNKLFENGTPSMFEDSEEQQPLPYIIIIIDELADLMMLDKSNVEEAITRLAQMARAVGIHLILATQRPSVDVITGLIKANVPTRISFRLATKVDSRTILDSNGAECLLGRGDMLFLPPGTSRLQRLHAPFVTEKETAAVVGFWKNQGEAEYAHGFLDSPKDDKGRDLDTVSDDDNDELFEDAVRLILEFGKASTSLLQRRLRIGYGRAAHLIDMMERDGIVGPADGSKPREILKPPDWLNQVDPVMR